The stretch of DNA ATGCATCCAAAGGAATCTAGAGATGCGCCATCAAAGATGCCCTGGTTGTGGAACTACATTTGGACAAAACGATGTTAAATTTGTCAAGTTTTGAATGATCACTTCAAAACAACTCAGCTTGGTGAACATGTTCACCAACACCATCTATTCCCCTCTTCAATGTTTTCAACTCATATTTgtcaaaaactaaaaaagaggactatatttttttttattcctattTTACTTTGTTATACTTGTCCCCTCAAGACTTCTTTTGGGGATGCAAACATTTCTCTGTTTGTGTTTGCAATAGTTTCAGACTTCtctataaattttgttttgaagTCTGAGTGTACTGCCTAGTGTGACTGACTGAATATCTAAGAGCATCCAATGAGGGATGTTTTCTTTGCCAAAAATCAGTCCATATATTGCACTTGGCAATTACAAAGGAAAACCTACAAATGTGCAGATGCATGGCAGCATCTGAACATTTGCAGGGTCGAAGTAGTGTAATCTTGTGCATTCCACACTGAGCCCAGCGGGCTGCGTGGTGCACATGCCTGCTGGGAACACttaccatttttaaaatttaatttctttttttttttcatttaaatatataatataaatagatattGGGTCAGCGTGCAGGCTGCGTGCACCACACACCTGCTGGGAAGACtttccattttaatttcaaatcggtaatttcattatagtcaagagaccatttGGGTGATAATGTGGAGAAAACTAGATATTGGGTCATAATAAGGAGAAAGGAATATCCCTAATCATTGTGGATGCCCCTTATTAGCAGTATGCCATctctctctgttttttttttttttgtttttttttttgttgtatgaTGAAACTATTAGCAGAACAATCAGTGGGTAAGGAATTGTAGAtaacattttgtttttgttaccAAGTTTTTGAACAAATATATGGAATTGCATTCATCATGGTTCACAAGTATTTGTGTTCTGTCAAGAGTACATGTTTACAATAGTAAAAAATCAGGGCAGATTTCAGAAACTAAAGTGAAAGGGTATTAACTATTAACTATAAAAGATGCATTCTCCCAAGCTCAAAAACAGAGTTACTACATTGTGTGTCTTGATCCTAGTTTTAGGAAAAGACTCTAGATCCTCATGTGAAAGGGTAGAAGTTTGAGAACAGTAGACTGCCAAGAAAGATGTAAGCCGAACAATATGCCCAAATACAATACCCCCATCTCTTGCCGATGTTGGGGGAAGCCATGATATATGAGCCAAACCAGTAGAGAGGAGGGCTGGCAGATAAGAATCGGGTTGCGACCTGTCAAAGGTAGTTAAGGGACAATTAGATGTATCAACGACTTGTAACGGACTGGGGATGTAAAATAATGGAAACAGTGTTATCTGAGCTTGGGAAGTTGGAAGAAGTCTGTAGAGGAAGCAGTTGTTCTGTTACTGAAGTTGAGAAAATTTACAAGAATGCCACCTAGGCGTTTTTTTAAGGTTGTTGACCACTGTATTTTTGGGACAAATTAATTGGGTTTTTCTTCTGTATTTTTCAGTTGTGATTAGTCAATATAAATAGTTTAGAGATGTATTGTAGATGTATGGATGTTCAGTTTCAAATAAAGTTCTTTTCCTCATTTATTTTCTCTCTCAAAGTTCCCTATCTCTCTCTCTGATTCCTTGCTATTCCCCCTCTTCTATTTCTATTCTTCCTGCATTTCTTATTCTTTCTAATCTTAGCTGATAATTGAGGTTCATAACACAGCTTCGAGTAAATCTTCCAATAATGAAAGGGAAGaaagaagatgaaacaaatGTAAATATGTAGGAAACCATGAGGGTAAGGTTTGCCTGACCTGTACGTGCATAACAAGAAAAGCTGTTGCCACCATGAATCCGAGATGGAATATGAATGGAACAAGTATAGTCGATAGATCTGGATTATCTGATTTTCCAGTTTCTGATGGGATTGCCCCAGAATCCTTGCTTCCAGCAGCTTGTTTCCGGTGTTTAAGTACATGATTGCCTATCACATATTATAACCAAAAATATGCCGTTTAATAACAATATGTAAAAaccaaaataatgaaatatagaACTCATGTTTCAGTTAACAAATGGATAAATGATTTTGAACTcagaatatgcataaatattctAGACAGAATTAAGGAATTGAGTAACAAAGAATTGATTATTGAACAAATGATTGTGCAACTCCAGGAATACATGCATCTATCTCTATTCTGTACTGAGTAATGAGTACTGTGAGATGAAGGGGAAAATAGTCACCGACTCTTGTGCTCACAACAATATCAGAATGTCTAGAAGCCAAATTAAACAACAGATTGGTTATTCGTACCTTGCAATTTGCTAGAGGTATCTTTCACTGCAAAGTCAGCACTCTTTGGCCCTGCATTTGTCCCCTTAGAAAAGGGTGAAACGGTCTGTCCTTTAATCATGGAAGAAGCTTGGAAGCCTACTGAGAGGAAAACTTTGGGCTGTAGCTTCACATAATGTATAATTGAGCAGAGTGCAAGAGACAAAATTGGGGAAGCAAGTAGAAAGTTTGGGATCtgttttatttgaaaatatctCAAGAATCCCACTCCcctgaaacaagaaattacaCATTATCAAGGTTAGGAAGAAGAGCATGAAACATGTCATAgcttttattttctaataaaaagTAATCATAAGACTTCTTGACCATAAAATGACAGATATGCAATGCTATCTTTCAGAATAGGATTCAATGAAGAAAGAATAACAGGGATTAAGGAATATTGACAAGAGGAAATAGATCAACATACCAATAATGACTTTGGATATAGTCATAGAGTAAGGGAAGCTTCGCCTTGCACCATGGCCTTGCTTCACCAGGAGAATGTCCCAAGCACATATTGTAATATCCAAAAGCTTGGAAAGCAACGAATGGAAAAATAATGCACAGGCAACGAATAGCACCCGCAAGAAGAACCCGGAAAGCAAACTGATAACATTGTACAAGATTCTGTAAGACTACAAAATTCAGCAACTGGTTAAACACTTAGCTttttatagtttaaaaaaaaaaaaaaaaaaaaaaaaaacaattcataATTTTTCTACGTGCACTTTGAAAAATTAGTTCTTATAATAAAAAAGGAATACTGTAAACTTACAAATGCACTCTTTTTGATAAAAACAGCACTGTAAGCAGAGTGCATAGTCTGAAAACATATATAGCCCGCATTAAGTATTCCATTTGACCTTGAAAACCCAGAGAGAGCAAAGCAAATGGTAGCTATATTTCTTGCGCCACTAGTGAAGTAATATAACCCTCCAATTGACAAAAGAGCATAGAGACTCTCTGTATATCTAGAAATAAAGAAAGGCAATATGTTCAATTATGGAAATTCTTTAATATAAAACGATGTATGATAGATAGGTTAAAATATGAGCAAATTTTATTGGAACCGTAAAATTTAAAAGCACCAATCTATATGCACATGCTATTCTAGAATTCTTGATTTAGTAAATGTTCTTTGCAGATTCTTTTGTAAGTATAGTTAGCACTACAACTATAAATCATCTAATTTTCTTTGAATGCAGCAGTTAAGGGCATAGGATGATACATTGATGAGTAGAATATGGAAGCAGGATTAAAGCAAAACAGTATTGAAGCTCTCAGTGCTAGCTCTGAGTCCTTCACAACAACTGCAGAAAGCCTGCAAACAGATGAACAGAGAAGAAAAAACAAGTTTGATcaaataaaacacaaaagcaaTTGCAAGACTTCATTAGCACAAAAGAACAAGTGCAAATGCATTCTATGTGCACTGAATTCTATTTTCCAAAATTTATTCATGCAGTCACTCAATATATTCCCCAAACTTTTTTTAATCACTTAATCACAACTTACTAAAGGCGAGGATAAAATTTTCCGGTTTTCATCATTATGAAGtcattcttttttaatatatatatatatatatatgcgagtGCATAGCATTGTCATTCAAGTATATCGTGTTCATCCACACAACATCTGTAAATCAAGCATGAGAAATCGAGTGTAAATGTGCACGCATTTAAATCCATCTCTAAATGACCATTTCTAACTCTATAAATACCAGACATTTTTCTCTAAGCAATAATATAGCACAACAGTTACCTGTAAAGGTACAGAGCTGCTAAAACAAATGCAATGTTATTGAGCACGTAACCAGATAATCCCAGGACAGCTCTATGTCCAACAAGGGGAATCAACGGggaaaaaactgaaaaataatACATACATTCAGCAACCAATCTtggaaattaaaacaaataaggTACAtgtctgcaaaaaaaaaaagaaaaaaagaaggtaCATAGaaaacattgattttttttttatgaaaataaaaattgaaggaTGTAGAATTCACCTGTTTGGGAGAGTAGAGAAATGGAAATGGGAAGGAGCGGGAAGAAGGCGTAAGACTGCTCGTATTCGTATCCACACTGTGCAATGCGGACGAAGTATACACTATCCCATACAATGCTATCCTCAATCGCTGCCGCCACGCGAGGGAGGAGAACCGGCGATGTGTGCGAATTCCATTCTGAAGGGAGGCAGCTGGGATTTATGGTAGCGGAGGTGTCGTAGGGGCTAAGGATCCATCTCCAGAGAAGTAttaaggaaatcagaagaagtCTCGAGGCTATCGCATATTTCAGAACAAGCAGCGTCCGGTTATTGGCCTGGAAGGAAGAAGAGTTGGTCACCATCGCCGGAGCAGGGAAGGCGGAACAGACTGAACAGTGGAAGGGTAATTTAGACTTTTGCATTACCAAAGTTAGCTTTTACTTTTCGTCTCTTGACTATGCATGATTATGTAACTTATATCACATTTCGTCTTCGTTGCCTATTTTCTAGCCAAAATTCATGCCAATTATTGCTTGAATttcaatgaaaaaataatatgcTCTAATTAAACGAGTATTTTCGGCCAACTATTGtcgaaaaaattatttttctcgtTAAAATTCCGACAATAGTTGGTTGAAAAATTGGACGGTATGACCagatgtgatacaaattacacaatcatgtacctaatttgaaaatattacggagtaatagtcaataaccaaatgtgatacaaattacataatcatgcacttaatttgaaaatattactaGTTAAAGACCAAAActgatacatatataataatcaagCGACTAAAAGTGAAactttttctataaatttagaCTTCTGTGTTTGGATGGtccacatatttttttttatgtgtcgAGCAAGTAATCAGATGCAGATTAATTATGTGGATCGAGAATTTCCTTTTAGTGGTGGCAAAGAAGCAAAAGTAAAATGAATTCAAAAACatattcaaatacaaaatacattagaaATTACAATACAAGGTTCGCGATGATTGCGATGAACTACGgaataatattcctcttcactcTCTCATATTTTGAAATCGGTGTTTGATCAAGAATTGATGCACATGGATTTAAAAACAGTACAGTTTGATCGTGGCCATAAAAATTCTTATGAAATAGTGACAGCAATAAATCACTAGCTAGCAGTGCACTCATAGTTGCCGTGTCATTGTGGAACATGGCATTCAAGTACACACTGCTGCCAGTACTAAGATCAAAATTCATAAACTTAAaggcaaaaataaaattagggaaattaaggtaaaaacaaaattaagaaaattaggGCAAAACCATAAATCCAGGGGCGGAGGCACATGGTGATTACAGGGGGCCTTGGCCCcccccaaattttttttt from Ipomoea triloba cultivar NCNSP0323 chromosome 7, ASM357664v1 encodes:
- the LOC116025081 gene encoding GPI mannosyltransferase 2; protein product: MVTNSSSFQANNRTLLVLKYAIASRLLLISLILLWRWILSPYDTSATINPSCLPSEWNSHTSPVLLPRVAAAIEDSIVWDSVYFVRIAQCGYEYEQSYAFFPLLPISISLLSQTVFSPLIPLVGHRAVLGLSGYVLNNIAFVLAALYLYRLSAVVVKDSELALRASILFCFNPASIFYSSIYTESLYALLSIGGLYYFTSGARNIATICFALSGFSRSNGILNAGYICFQTMHSAYSAVFIKKSAFFAFRVLLAGAIRCLCIIFPFVAFQAFGYYNMCLGHSPGEARPWCKAKLPLLYDYIQSHYWGVGFLRYFQIKQIPNFLLASPILSLALCSIIHYVKLQPKVFLSVGFQASSMIKGQTVSPFSKGTNAGPKSADFAVKDTSSKLQGNHVLKHRKQAAGSKDSGAIPSETGKSDNPDLSTILVPFIFHLGFMVATAFLVMHVQVATRFLSASPPLYWFGSYIMASPNIGKRWGYCIWAYCSAYIFLGSLLFSNFYPFT